A portion of the Sphingobacterium spiritivorum genome contains these proteins:
- a CDS encoding DUF5686 family protein codes for MKTTISEIFTKQIWKGLLFVLLTFMSTTSVFGQQVMLKGKVLDIVTRKPIDYATIAVIGAPAGNSTSTDSRGEFSLKIDGSYTKFRVTYVGYESQDILINPTNSDNITINLVPEENVLEEVVVKAKKAKYRNKDNPAVELIRKVIDNKEKNRLEAQDYAEFQQYEKISMALSNLSEKFKNRKIFKQYQFLFEKDDSVKNENRYVLPAYIEEKLSQVYQRRSPKKTKQFVIAEQKAQFDPKFVDNNGLSNYFNRLYENIDIYDNNISLLTNQFLSPIAGSSPTFYKFFITDTIKTESPYLVELSFFPRNKADMLFKGKLYITLDGNYAVRKAELTVADGINLNFVRDMAIDLDFSKDKSGRFFLTSSSLAMDFALSEKGTGIRGQRTVSYTDFKTGIVQPDSIYQGPDVVIVNEGKKGTQAFDEQYWSTHRPVALKKNESVIYHNIDTLQMMPSFKRFMDIAALVLSGYKQAGPVEIGPVNTFYSFNPVEGLRLRVGGRTTEAFSKRFYAESYAAYGFKDEKWKYFISGTYSLNNKSVYSFPMHYIRASFQRDTKIPGQNLEFIQEDNFLLSFKRGENERYLYNDIYRLEYKREFDNNLSYTVGFSKWKQQPAGILTYQMLDENGNSKLFNELNTTEISVGLRWAPKEQYYQGKLYRTPIFNKYPIFTLNYTGGVKGLLDGEYNYHNFTGGVFKRFYLSQLGYADVNLEGTYIAGNEIPFPLLTIHRANQTYAYQLNSFNLMNFMEFVSDHSASTNIQYYMNGFILNKIPLVKKLKWREVFSFKAVYGGLRNENNPDITNKVFTFQKNEDNVPISYTFADGRPYMEASVGLYNIFKILRVDAVKRLNYLDHPDAPSWGIRARIKFDF; via the coding sequence ATGAAAACTACTATAAGTGAAATATTTACTAAACAAATCTGGAAGGGTTTACTCTTTGTGCTATTGACATTTATGAGCACAACTTCCGTATTTGGTCAGCAAGTCATGCTGAAAGGTAAAGTATTGGATATTGTGACTCGTAAACCTATAGATTACGCGACCATTGCCGTTATAGGAGCTCCAGCGGGAAACAGCACATCAACGGACAGCCGCGGTGAATTCAGCTTAAAAATCGATGGAAGTTATACTAAATTCAGGGTTACCTATGTCGGGTACGAATCACAGGATATCCTGATCAATCCGACCAATTCGGATAATATCACCATTAATCTTGTTCCGGAAGAAAATGTTCTGGAAGAAGTAGTGGTCAAAGCGAAGAAAGCAAAATACAGGAATAAAGATAATCCAGCTGTAGAATTGATTCGCAAGGTCATCGATAATAAAGAAAAAAACAGATTAGAAGCTCAGGATTATGCTGAATTTCAACAATATGAGAAGATCTCCATGGCACTCAGCAATCTGTCTGAAAAATTTAAAAACAGAAAAATATTCAAGCAATATCAATTTTTATTTGAAAAAGATGATTCTGTAAAAAATGAAAACAGATATGTATTACCGGCTTATATAGAAGAGAAATTATCTCAGGTATACCAACGCAGAAGTCCCAAAAAGACTAAACAATTTGTTATTGCAGAGCAAAAGGCTCAGTTTGATCCTAAATTTGTAGATAATAACGGTCTGAGTAACTACTTCAACAGACTTTACGAAAACATTGATATTTACGACAATAACATTTCATTGTTGACCAATCAGTTTTTGAGTCCGATTGCCGGTTCATCCCCTACTTTTTATAAATTTTTTATTACGGATACGATCAAGACGGAATCTCCATATCTGGTTGAATTGAGCTTCTTCCCCCGTAATAAAGCGGATATGTTATTTAAGGGAAAATTATATATCACTTTAGATGGTAACTATGCTGTACGTAAAGCGGAATTAACCGTTGCTGATGGCATTAACCTGAATTTTGTAAGGGATATGGCTATCGATCTGGACTTCAGCAAAGATAAGAGTGGCCGTTTCTTTCTGACCAGCAGCTCGCTGGCTATGGATTTTGCATTATCAGAAAAAGGCACCGGTATCCGCGGACAGCGCACCGTTTCCTATACCGACTTTAAGACCGGTATTGTGCAACCAGACAGTATATATCAGGGTCCTGATGTCGTGATTGTCAATGAAGGCAAAAAAGGTACACAAGCATTTGATGAACAATACTGGAGCACACACCGCCCTGTAGCCCTAAAGAAGAATGAATCGGTGATCTATCATAATATAGATACGTTACAAATGATGCCATCTTTCAAACGGTTTATGGATATAGCAGCTCTTGTGCTTTCAGGATACAAGCAGGCTGGCCCGGTAGAAATTGGTCCGGTCAATACGTTCTACAGTTTCAATCCGGTAGAAGGTTTGAGGCTACGTGTTGGGGGACGTACAACAGAAGCTTTCAGTAAACGTTTCTATGCGGAGTCTTATGCTGCATATGGTTTTAAAGATGAAAAGTGGAAGTATTTTATCAGCGGAACATATTCACTGAATAATAAATCAGTGTATTCATTCCCGATGCATTATATCCGCGCATCCTTTCAGAGAGACACCAAAATTCCGGGACAAAATCTGGAATTTATTCAGGAAGACAACTTTTTATTGTCTTTCAAACGCGGAGAGAATGAACGTTACCTGTATAATGATATCTATCGTTTAGAATACAAAAGAGAATTCGACAATAACTTATCTTACACAGTTGGTTTTAGTAAATGGAAACAACAGCCAGCCGGTATTCTGACCTACCAGATGCTGGATGAAAACGGAAATTCAAAACTGTTTAACGAGTTAAATACAACTGAGATCTCTGTGGGCTTACGTTGGGCTCCAAAAGAACAATATTATCAGGGTAAGCTGTACAGAACTCCAATATTTAACAAGTACCCTATTTTCACGCTGAACTATACGGGTGGAGTGAAAGGCTTGCTTGATGGAGAATACAACTATCACAACTTTACAGGAGGCGTATTTAAACGTTTCTATCTTTCACAACTGGGGTATGCAGATGTAAATCTTGAAGGAACTTATATTGCCGGAAATGAAATTCCATTCCCGTTACTGACTATACACAGAGCGAATCAGACCTATGCATATCAGTTAAATTCATTCAACCTGATGAACTTTATGGAGTTTGTAAGTGATCATTCAGCTTCCACTAATATTCAGTATTATATGAATGGTTTTATTCTGAATAAAATTCCATTGGTCAAAAAATTAAAATGGAGAGAAGTATTCAGTTTCAAAGCGGTGTATGGAGGTTTACGTAATGAAAACAACCCGGACATCACCAATAAGGTATTTACATTCCAGAAGAATGAGGATAATGTTCCTATTTCTTACACCTTCGCAGATGGACGCCCTTATATGGAGGCCAGTGTAGGTTTGTACAATATATTTAAGATCTTACGTGTAGATGCTGTAAAACGTCTCAACTATCTGGATCATCCGGATGCACCAAGTTGGGGAATCAGAGCACGTATTAAATTTGATTTTTAG
- a CDS encoding VOC family protein, with protein MAKVHHYLNFDGQAENAFNFYKSVFGGEFRSFMRYQDMPSHEEIPDEISNRVLHVVLPISKHFVLMGADVHDDYGSAINRGNNSFILLAADSSEEALRLYKGLSEGGEVEMPMEETYWSQLYSSFKDKYGICWMINYDGSKLDRWGQ; from the coding sequence ATGGCAAAAGTACATCATTACCTTAATTTTGACGGTCAGGCCGAAAATGCATTTAATTTTTACAAATCAGTATTTGGAGGAGAATTCAGGTCTTTTATGCGGTATCAGGACATGCCTTCTCATGAAGAAATACCAGATGAAATCAGTAACAGAGTACTGCATGTGGTACTTCCGATCAGCAAACATTTTGTGCTGATGGGTGCTGACGTGCATGACGACTATGGCTCAGCAATCAACAGAGGTAACAATTCATTTATTCTGCTGGCAGCAGATTCATCTGAAGAAGCATTACGGTTGTACAAAGGCTTATCGGAGGGAGGAGAAGTTGAAATGCCTATGGAAGAAACATATTGGTCACAATTATACAGTTCATTCAAGGACAAGTACGGAATATGCTGGATGATCAACTATGACGGCAGCAAACTGGATCGCTGGGGACAGTAA
- a CDS encoding SRPBCC domain-containing protein, with amino-acid sequence MNINKKDIVIEAQMLVRRPVGDVFMAFIDPEITRHFWFTSGSSILEKGKTVVWTWEMYGVSAEVEVLDILTNDKISVLWGEPRTHIDFLFQPVSPESTYVRIRNYGFEVLEDEQLISFLTDSTGGFTTVVDGLKVYMEQGINPGLIADKFPVGH; translated from the coding sequence TTGAATATAAACAAAAAAGACATTGTTATTGAGGCTCAAATGCTTGTCCGCCGACCTGTCGGGGATGTATTTATGGCTTTTATTGATCCGGAGATAACCCGTCATTTTTGGTTTACATCCGGTAGTTCTATTCTTGAAAAAGGCAAGACTGTAGTCTGGACATGGGAAATGTACGGAGTATCTGCAGAAGTAGAAGTACTGGATATTCTCACAAATGACAAAATAAGTGTTCTATGGGGTGAGCCCCGCACGCATATAGATTTTCTCTTTCAACCTGTCAGCCCGGAAAGTACATATGTACGCATCCGGAATTATGGTTTTGAAGTCTTAGAAGATGAGCAATTGATCTCCTTTCTGACAGACTCTACCGGTGGATTTACGACTGTTGTAGATGGATTGAAAGTATATATGGAACAAGGCATCAATCCCGGGTTGATTGCAGACAAATTTCCTGTCGGACATTAG